ATCTATTTCTCATCTGCCCTTTGCCTTCATGCTGAGCTTCAGAATTGGAAAGGAGTAACATCTCTTAAGCCAGGGCTATCCTGCTGCTAAATAATCTCTAAAGAGTGTAGTTCTTGGTAATCCTTGATGGGCTTCTTGTGTGTAGTCCCTTCACCATCCAGAATTCTGATTGCAAGTTCTTTCACTCAAACATCAAGGACGACCATGGCTTAACTGGTAcagccacagtggaaaacagtatggagtttcctcaaaaagttaaaaatagaactatcatatgatccagcaattccacttctaggtatttatctgaggaaaaggaaaacactaactcaaaaagatatctgcacccccatgtttattgcagcattatttacaataaccaagatatggaaacaacctaaatgtccatccatagataaatggataaagaaaatgtgatgcatgcatgcacacgcgtgcacacacacacaagggaatattattcagccataagagaaggaaatcttgttgtttgtgacaatatggatggatcttgagggtattttgctaattgaaataagtcagacagagaaagatacgTTATGgtctcacttatgtgtggaatattaaaaacaacaacaacaggttCATaccatagagaacagattggtaatTGCCAGAGGGGTTGGGGGGAAATGCGTGAAGGGAATCAAAAGGCACAACTTCCAGTCATAAAGTAAATAAGTCATGGAGataaaatgtacagcatggtaactatagttaataatactatattgcacatttgaaagttactaagacagtaaatcttaaaagttctcatcacaagaaaaaactatttttgtaactatgtatggtgacagatgttaactagacttattgtgataatcatattacagtatatacaaatattgaatcattatgttgtatatctaaaattaatataatgatatatgtcaattacacctcaataaaaaaaagtatgaCTATGACTTATTTAAAAGACTCTCaatggagacaaaaataaataagcattgaataagttcttttcttaaattgaagtatagttaatttacaatgttttgttagtttcaggtgtacagcaaagtgattatatatataattacttgtatgattatataatatatatattcattttcagattattttccattttaagttaTTACCCTgcgctacacagtaggtccttgttgtttatctattttatatataaaataagttctttttttaatggtataAGTAGAGGAATTTAGTACAAAGCAGGTAGCTTTGGTAGTACCAGGTAGCTGGcactctctccctgtctctcaatCTCCCTCTCtaccagttctttctttcttttttttttttaacatctttattggagtataattgcttctcTACCATTTCTGAATATAATTGTTAGCGCCTCTCTACATTTGGGATACAGAGCCACGCTTTGCTTAATTTAGTCATATTGTTCTAGTTAAATGAATTGCAATCCTCAAAATGAATTTGTATGATCTTGATATTCATTTCATTCCAAATACTGTTAACCTTCTATAGCCATAAAGTCCTTGAAGCCACTTTCCTcacttgcttttaaaatttccagaGCTTCACTTACCTATTCAAATTGACTTAAATTCAACCATGAATTGTCCTTAGCAGTCTAATTGGATGGATAGATTTAGTAAATGTTCGTGCATTGAAAGCCATTCACTCATTTAAGGAGAATGCATTGAGTGCAAGTCCTGTGCCAGGCAATCTGATGGGAAAGGCTGGTCTGCTCATTCCTCCTCCTTGTGCCCCTCTGTGTTGGACTGGAAATGCGTGTCCTCTCTGGGAGCTAGCCCAGGTTGGCCAGCACTATATGCATCACTCAGAGCATTCTGAAACTTCAATAAGAATTGTTACTTTTGAGGACATCAATGAGATCACATAGAGCATGATTCCCTTTATTCATCTTCTATGAGTAACTGGAACTCAGATTTCATGGAAGGCTCTCAGTAATAGCAGAAGAAAGTGTGGATGGCCTAGAAAATTAGGTAGACATCTATGACTTGAAGCAGTGAATAAGGAATCACTTAAGGTTTTATACCAGGTGTGGAATAAACAAAACTGGTTGTTTCAGGCAGAGACATTATTTAGAAAGTATGTGACAGATGGAGACCTAGCTCAGCATAAGTGGGAAGGGAGAGTATGGGAGGACCTAAGAGCTATTTCCTAGAAAAACTAtagaaaacaaggagaaaattgGTGGTAGAAAATATAGTATTCATTCAAGCTGACACCATAGTTTCCAGGAGGGAATGTTATGAAGATGGAAAGGTCAGATTTATTCCAAGTGGTCGTAATAGAACAGAAACAATGAGCGTGAGTTGGGGACTACCAGTCTAACTGACGGAAGGCCACCATCTCCCCTCTTGGTGGCTTTATGACTTCACAGAAGTTACTTAACATCACTGACCACCACCTCCCGTCTTTCCAGTTCAGGTTCTCTGGTACCTACACTCCAATAATTCTTCAACCCCACTGGGGTCTCCCAGGACTTGATGCCGTTTACTTTCCACTATCTGTCTCTCCCCTCCTGTCTCCACTTTCCACCTTTCCATCATTATAAATCTTTGTAAAAAGCTTCaactctctcccctctctccacccATCATACTAACCTAGAAAACCTCCAACCCTTGATAACCCCAACTCTGACTCTGGGCCTGTACTCAGCAGCTGTACTCAGCAGCTGATTGTTGTTGGAATAAAGTCACACAACATTGACTGCCTTCACGTTACTCCCCTGACTAGAGTTACTCCCCCTACCAGTTGAATAAGCAACATTCAAGACTTAATcaaactaattttctttttacttcttacCATCTCTATAATATTCATTTATGGAGTAACCTCCTTCCCTGGAAGAGACTCTGGCAGACCCGCCCTTTTCTTCTCTAGGAAATAAATAGCGCTACAGTCACTTTAGGTCCCAAACAGTCTTGATACGGTGATAAGAACACCCAGACATGACTCAGGGTTGAGCCCTCTCACCTTCCCCACGTGGGAACAGCTTCATCACTCTGCTCCCTCCTCGCTTCCTGCTGTCTCCTCCCCTATTCACTAACCACTGTTTGGGACCCGCCAACGTGTAAGgatggaggagaaaggaaagtAGTATGTGAAGTGGTACTCTTGAGATCTGATTTCAAGCCTTCTGGTGTAAGCTGGCACTCTGGTTGGCTCTGGTAGATGAAGAAGGTCAGTGCTCTCACAGGTGCTGAGCTGGTTATTCGGAGGTTTCCCATCACTGACACAGCTCTCCTTCAGTAAGCCTGACGCAGAGGAAGGCACCTCTGCTCTAGGTGTCTGCTTATGATTCCTTCCGCAACCCTGGCATCAGATGCCACTTCTCAGCCTACGTCGACCAAGGTCTCTCCACCCCTCCAGACAGCCCTGTTGGACCCTAGATAACAGCACGCCAATTCCCTCTCTAGCTCCTGGCCCAGAGGAAACATTTGTACCCCTTGTCGCGGCACATTCCGGGAATGAGACCGGTCCCTGTGCAGCAGAGCACCCTAAACAACGCAGTGAAACAGACCTCCTCTGGCCTCTAAACTTCCACGTctaactaagacccggcacagccaaaataaataaaaataaaaaataaaaacccttccTCAACCCCACATCCCTCAGCAGCCTTTGAAGGATGGGGTGGGAGAGCAGAAGAGAGACTCCACATCTCCCTCGTGGagctgctgaaagaaaaaaattatctaaaaaatGACATCAAGTCCTAAGCACAGCACCTAGCTTACACCAAGTgcataaatgttagccattattattgtcattgttgCCATTATTCTTGTCAATTTTCATTTCAGTGCTTGCTGCCAGAGTGGAATCTCTTTAAAAGATGTTTCAGGCAATGATCAGGGATCCAAATTTAAGATACAACTCACAACTCCCTTGAAGTAAGGAAAGGATCTCTAATACAGCCTGTTTCCACTCCATCAGTCGGAGGCCATCCTCCTCTACCTGCCAACTGCCAGTTTTAATTATCTCACTCTCTTactctaaatattttttcattgatgtTTCTGCATATGAAAGGACCAtatgttttaaacatttcaaaaactGTGTTCTTCGGTAATTTTAGAACGTAGAATTTGCTTGCCTCCACCCCTACCCCAGCCAACCCTACCCTCCACCCCAGGCCCACCCCTGGCCCCACCCCTGTCCAGTTTCTGAtgacacttctctctctctcttttttttttttaattattagcaccttttaattactatttatttatttatttatttatttggctgtcttgggtcttcgtttctgtgcaagggctttctctagttgcggcaagcgggggccactcttcatcgcggtgcgcgggcctctcactatcatggcctctcttgttgcgtgcggagcacaagctccagacgcgcaggctcagtagttgtggctcacgggcctagttgctccgcggcatgtgggatcttcccagaccagggctcgaacccgtgtcccctgcattagcaggcagattctcaaccactgcaccaccagggaagcccgacacttCTCTTTAGACTGAGAGGAGCTGAGCTCTCTGGGGATGCAGCAAAGACGGGCAGTCCTCAGACAACATTTTCTCAgtttacatctttttttatttccctgtttTACAATCTAAATGTGAAtacttaaaaagatatttaaccACCCTAACTCTTAGCAATAATAGCACAGCCTCACATCACTTTTAGCGTCAGAAGATTGTCACACTCATATTGGCGCTTCTTGACAAAGGGCTGTCTCACTCACTCTTGGCCGCTGCCAGATAATACCGGTACTCTGCTTTTAGCTCCCATGTGTTTTTGTGGGGCCCTTTTACATTCCGAACACCGATTTCATTCAAGATTTCCTTCAGGTACACCACAGGTTGCATAGTGATGCCAACCAAGTCCTTTATGTTATAATACTGGTGTTTCTCAAAGGCAGCAAAAAGCAAGGTTAAAACTTGATCTTTATCAGCCTTCactctctttccattttctttctttttcttctcatattCAATATTGTACTGATGATTGGCAACAGGTTTATAATTGGTCGTGACTACCTTCTCCAGTTTCTGTACAGTTCTGGCAGGTTTGGAAGACTCCTCTATTTGCCTTCTCTTCAGCCTCATGTAGTTTTCACTCAGAGCAGGTCTGCATTCTCCCCGATGTACCACCGTTCCTTCCAGGGAGAGCTGATCCGGTGCACGCTCAGTCAGCGCTGTGAGGACCTGCCCTCTGACCCCCTGCAAGACAAGCTGATGCTCCCTGGGAGCGACGACCGGGGCAGGTTGTCCATCTGTACCCCGAATGTCTGTAAGTTCCTTAttcaaaataaatgagatttCAGACTTCCCTTGATTTTTGGCAATCTGCAGCTTCCCTACTTCACCGCTTCCAGAAGCTTCGGACCACTGCTGTGACAGGTATTTAGGAAGCTTCACCAGCCATACCCGCTGGTTCTGTTGGATTCCCTCCAAGCTGAGGGGAACGCTCTGGGGCTTGGGTCTGCTGCCTCTGGAGGCCATGTGCACCTGAGCTGAGGGTGCAGAGGGTGGGCCAGCTAGGGATGAAGAGGGAAGCAGGACACCAAAACCAGCTGCTGGAATCCAGGAACCTAGCGAGGAAATATAAAGCACATGCTGacttcagaaatgttaaaagataGTCTTAGAATCTAAAGAGTGCTATACAACAATTGTCAAACGATTCATAACAAGGGAAGATGGGAAACCATCATAAAAGTGGGGAGGTTGATAAATAAGCGTGGCACAACCTGAAAACGAAGTACTTCAGCAACTAAAATTACAGGAGCTCCTGTCTACTGATGTGAAGGGTTTTCTAAGACACGGGCATCTCCTAAACGCCTTCCCTACAACCCTGTTTCCCCCTGTCCTTctcccctgctttatttttctccagagcaCCAGTCAATGTGAAATATCCtggataatttatattttatatatttattattttatcatatctcttccccactagactgtaagccccATGAGGGTAGAGTTTGTGGCTTTCAGTGCTGTAGGcgtttaataattttattttatttttttgaaggaaCGAAAGGTCTtatttgattggtttgtttgttgtgAAAAAATGGAGTGGAGGTGGACACCACACCCCGCGCCCTGCCCAGGTCCCACCTCCCAGAATTCAGATATCCTGCTTTGCCCTCCTGCCTCCACACAAAATAAGAGGCACGGAGGGCCTTGGCTTGGGGGCACGTCCTCCCTGCCAACCTGGCCTGAGCACAGGGAGAGACCCTGACACCAGCTGTTGGCAGAGACATCGAGGCCACAGAGCTTAGCAGGTTCCAGGcctatattttgtttcttcttctttttcttttttttccccaggcctATATTTTGAGGTCCAGAGCGCAGGCGTCTGCATCTGACTTGCAGGCAGAGCAATCCTGCCTCACAGCTCCTAAAGCCCACTGTGGATCAAACACCACCACTGTAGCTTCAACAACCTCTGCTCCGCCATATTCTCTCTGACCTAAGTGGGGAAACCTTCCAATTCAAGTCCAAATCCATTTAAACCAGCAGGAGCCGAGAGGCTGTATTTCTTAAGATAACCTCTCTGGGTGCCCTCATGCCTAAGGCATAGAGAGCAAAGAGTGAGCATAATTTTACAAAAGGAAGCCGGGAAGGAAGCCCCTTCTACCAGGCTGAGACTCACCAGAGCAGGCAGAAAGCTGTGCTGAGCAAGGCTTACAAGGAAGGGTGCTCCCTGATGAGCAGGGCTCACTCAGGCCCCAGGCTGCCTCCCCCTGGAAGGAAGAACCCACTCCCTCCACACAGCTCTATTTATTGCCACCTTTAGGGAGTTCCTTGATGGGATTGGGTTACAACCACCCTGGAAAGCCAATCACCTTGATTCACTTATGGGTTTTTCCCCAAATCTCCTAAAGCATACCCATGAGGGTGGATAGCTTAATGGATTATTTCCTCCACTGAACCCATTTTCCTTAATTCTCCAGTGTAGGGTGGGTTTGAGGGAAGGCAGCTTGCTTCAGCATCTTTAGAAAGGCTGGAGATGCAGGTACTCTAAGGAGTTATTCCTAGTCCCTGACCAGCTATTTTGACTCTGAATTAAAATTGCTCTCACCATCTTCTGGCTAAATGCAGAAAGCCCTTATTTCCCCTCCTGATTGCTCCCTTCATCTTAAAACATTCTCTTCCCGTGGGTTCCATGATGCCCCCTGCTTCTGGGTTTCCTCCTGCCTCTCGAACTGCCATTTCCAGTCTCCTCTGTGGGCACCTCAGTGTGTCTTGGGCCATAACTGCTGTTCCTTGGTCCCAGGTGCTGTCCCTTCTCACTCTACACACCTTTTGAAGATTATATTTCTGCAGAATCCTCTCAAAAGGGCAACCATAGTTCAGATCTCTCTCCTGAGCTTCTGGCAGACCACCCAAATGCCAACTGATGTCCTGCAATGCACACGATTCCTAATAGGTCAAAACCAGGACCCATCACCTTCCCATGCCTTCTCCCCCGAAACAAGCCTGCTCTTCCAGTATTCCCCATCCACCCTGTTTCCTA
Above is a window of Balaenoptera acutorostrata chromosome 1, mBalAcu1.1, whole genome shotgun sequence DNA encoding:
- the LOC103001310 gene encoding general transcription factor IIF subunit 2-like, with the translated sequence MASRGSRPKPQSVPLSLEGIQQNQRVWLVKLPKYLSQQWSEASGSGEVGKLQIAKNQGKSEISFILNKELTDIRGTDGQPAPVVAPREHQLVLQGVRGQVLTALTERAPDQLSLEGTVVHRGECRPALSENYMRLKRRQIEESSKPARTVQKLEKVVTTNYKPVANHQYNIEYEKKKKENGKRVKADKDQVLTLLFAAFEKHQYYNIKDLVGITMQPVVYLKEILNEIGVRNVKGPHKNTWELKAEYRYYLAAAKSE